GAGATGATCGAGAAGCAGGTCGGCGCGGAGAACGTCGCCGCGCTGCTGATCGAGCCGATCCAGGGCGAGGGCGGCTTCGTGGTGCCCGCGCCGGGTTTCCTGCCGGCACTGAGCCGCTGGGCGAGGGCGGCCGGGGTGGTCTTCGTCGCCGACGAGATCCAGACCGGCTTCTGCCGTACCGGCGACTGGTTCGCCTGCCAGCACGAGGGCGTCGAGCCCGACCTGGTCACCCTGGCCAAGGGCATCGCCGGCGGCCTGCCCCTGGCGGCGGTGACCGGCCGGGCCGAGCTGATGGACGCGGTGCACGTCGGCGGGCTCGGCGGCACGTACGGCGGCAACCCGCTCGCCTGCGCTGCCGCGCTGGCCACCATCGAGACCATGCACGAGCTGGACCTGGCCGGCGCGGCCCGTCGGATCGACGCCGTGCTGACACCCCGGCTACGGGCCATCGCCGAGCGGGACCCCCGGATCGCCGAGGTACGCGGTCGCGGCGCGATGCTCGCCGTCGAGCTGGTGCAGCCCGGCACGCTCATCCCCGACCCGTCGGCCACGGCGGCGATCTCGGCCGCCTGCCACGCCGCCGGCCTGCTCACCCTGACCTGCGGCACGTACGGCAACGTGCTGCGCTTCCTGCCCCCGCTGGTGATCTCCGACGCCCACCTGACCCGGGGCGCGGACATCCTCGACGCCGCCTTCGGCTGACCGAAGGAAGGGCCCCTTGTTAACGCCTGGTGTATAACAAGGGACCCTTCCTAACGGCGGGGTGAGCGGAACGGCGGGGTGAGCGGAACCGGCAGGGTCAGCGCAGGACCTCGACGGTGTTGCGGCGGACCACGTTCTTGCCCGGCTCACGGATCTGGTCCATCGCCGCCGTGTTGAGCAGCACGCAACTGCCCGACGGGCCGGTGACAGTCACCGTGGTGGCCTTGTTGTTGTCCAGGTTCGTCACCCGCAGCCGGGTGCCCACCGGGAACTGCCCGCTGGTCGCCGCCGGCGCCGCGCCCTCGGCGAAGAAGGTGATCGCGCCCGAGCAGGCCGAGCGGGGCGCCGGGCCCGGCGCGCCGGGAGACGCGGACCCGGGCCGGACCGTGCCGGCCGCCGGCGGCGCGGCGGGCGGTACGGCCTCACCGTCCAGCCGTTCCACGACGTTGCGGCGGATCACGTTCTTCCCCTTTTCACGGACCAGCTCCATCGCGGCGGCGTTGAGCAGCACACAACTGCCCGACGGACCGGTCACCGTCACCGTGGCCGCCCGGTTGTTGTCCAGGTTGGTCACCCGCAGCCGCGTACCCACCGGGAACCGGTCGCTGGTCGCGGCCGGCGCTCCGTCCTCCGCCGAGAAGGTGACCGAGCCCGTGCAGACGGACTGCCGCGCCGGTGCGGTGCCGGCGAACCCGAAACCGGTCCCCACCGCCACGCCCGCCGCGGCGAGCACCGCCACGGTCGCCGCCAGCACGTGCTTGCGCTGCACCCTCATCGCCGTCACTCCCGTCCTCGGTGTGTCCTTCACCGCGTGGTACGGACGGGAGCGCCCTACCGTTCAGCCGACGCCAGCACCGATCGCCTCGGCGGCCAGATCCACCGGTCCGTACCGGGTGCGTGGCGCCCCGGTGATCACGGCCCAGTAGCGGTCCCCGTACGACCAGTGCCACCACTCGGTCGGGTAGTTCACCAGTCCGGCGCCGCCGAGCGCCTCCACCATGATCTGCCGGTGCCGCCGGGCGGCCCCGTCGATGGTGGGGGCGTCGGTGAAGCAGGCGTCCGCGCTGTCCTCCGGCGTGGCGTCGACGGCCGTGCCGAGATCCAACTCCACGCCGTCGTCGGTGCACAGGGTCAGATCCACGGCCCCGCCGGTGCTGTGCGGGGCCACCTCGACCGGCGAGACGAACTTGGTGGTCTCCCGGTGCAGCCGCTCCGGCGACCAGTCCGGGTGCCGCCGGCGCAGCTCGTCCCGGTAGCCGGTGAAGATGGTCAACTGTGCCCGGTACGGCCGGTACCCCTCGATGACCAGCAGGCGCATCCCGGCGGGCAGCGCACGCTGCGCGGCCAGCAGCCGGTCCGCGACGCCTACGCGCAGCCGGGCGTACGCGCCGGACGGGTCGGCGGCGCGCCGGTCCAGCCGCAGTTCGGGCAGCTCGCGCAGGTCCACCAGGGGGTCGCCGTCGTCGGCGCTGGGTACCGCCGCCACCCGGGGATCGGAGAGCAGGATCACCGGGTGCCCCGCGTGGCGGTCACGGGTCGGGACGCGTGCCGGGTACGGGCCAGCTCGACCAGCCGGTCCACCACCTCCCGGTAGCCGACGCCGGCCGCCGCCCACACCTTCGGATACATCGAGTGCGCGGTGAAGCCGGGCATCGTGTTCAGCTCGTTGACGTACAGCTCACCGGTCGTCTCGTCGTACAGGAAGTCGACCCGGGCCAGGCCCCACCCGCCGATCGCGGCGAACGCGCGCAGTGACAGCTCGCGTACCCGCTCGGTCACCTCGTCGGGCAGCACAGCCGGGACGATCATGGGGTCGGCGTCGCCGAAGTACTTCTGCTGGTAGTCGAACCAGCCGCCGGTGACGCGCACCTCGCCCACGGCCGACGCCTCCGGGCGCCAGCCGCCGAGCACCGCGCACTCCAATTCGCGGCCGGTGACCCCCTGCTCGACCATGACGAGCTGGTCGTGCCGGAGCGCCTCCTCGACGGCGACGGCCAGGTCGTCGCCCTCCGCGACCCGGGAGATGCCGATCGAGGAGCCCATGCTGGCGGGCTTGACGAACAACGGCCGGCGCAGGCCGAGCACCAGCTTCTCCGGGTCGTCGGCCGCGCGGTAGGTGTGCGCGTCGAACGCGACGTGCGGTGTGATCGGGATGCCGTCGGCGCGCAGCGCCCGCTTCATCGCCACCTTGTTCATGCCGACGGCGGAGGCCAGGATGCCGCACCCGACGTACGGCACGTCCAGCGACTCCAGCAGCCCCTGCACCACCCCGTCCTCACCGAACGGGCCGTGCAGCACGGGGAAGACCACGTCCAGCTCCGCGTGCACCGCGCCGGGGGCGTTCACCGCGGACACCTGCACGGTGCCCGGACGCGGGCCGGAGCGCAGCTCGACCGCCGGTCCGGTCACCGCCAGCCGGTCGTCGATCGCCCGCTCGGCGGCGGGCCGGTCGCGCAGCTCGGCCAGCACCGCGTCGGGCATCAGCCGGTATGCGCCGGTACGGGTGACGCCGATGGCGACCGTGCGGTACCCGCCGCCGGCGAGCGCCCGGGCCACGCCCAGCGCGGAGGCACAGGAGACCTCGTGCTCCGCCGACGGACCTCCGAACAGGATTCCGATCCGAGTTGGCGCGCTCATGCCGCCGCTCCTTCCACAGTCGCCAGCTCGGCGAGCCGCTGGACCGTCAACCGGGCCACCAGCGCCGCCTCCACATTTCCGCCGGTCAGCACCACACCGACCGTTCGTCGCCGCGCCGCACCGGCCTCGGCGGCGAGCCGGAGCGCACCGGCCAGACCGGCCGCCCCGGACGGCTCGACCAGCACCTTCAGCTCCATCAGGAGCAGCCGGAAGGCCGCCGCGATCTCGTCGTCGTCGACCCGGACGACCCCGCGCAGGGCGGTCCGCAGGATGGCGAACGGCAGTTCACCCACGCAGGACGGCCGCAGCCCGTCGGCGATCGTGGGCGCCGGGGTGACCGGAACCCGCTCGCCGGCCGCGAGGCTGCGGGCCAACGAGTCGCAGCCCACCGGCTCCACGCCG
Above is a window of Micromonospora coriariae DNA encoding:
- a CDS encoding D-alanine--D-alanine ligase family protein, which translates into the protein MSAPTRIGILFGGPSAEHEVSCASALGVARALAGGGYRTVAIGVTRTGAYRLMPDAVLAELRDRPAAERAIDDRLAVTGPAVELRSGPRPGTVQVSAVNAPGAVHAELDVVFPVLHGPFGEDGVVQGLLESLDVPYVGCGILASAVGMNKVAMKRALRADGIPITPHVAFDAHTYRAADDPEKLVLGLRRPLFVKPASMGSSIGISRVAEGDDLAVAVEEALRHDQLVMVEQGVTGRELECAVLGGWRPEASAVGEVRVTGGWFDYQQKYFGDADPMIVPAVLPDEVTERVRELSLRAFAAIGGWGLARVDFLYDETTGELYVNELNTMPGFTAHSMYPKVWAAAGVGYREVVDRLVELARTRHASRPVTATRGTR
- the gabT gene encoding 4-aminobutyrate--2-oxoglutarate transaminase, which codes for MTSSEELHKRRGAAVARGVGSVIPSYVDRAGGGTLTDVDGREWIDFAAGIAVTSVGNSAPKVVEAVRAQVERFTHTCFMVAPYESYVAVCEQLNALTPGGFEKRSALFNSGAEAVENAVKIARHATGRPAVVVFDHAYHGRTNLTMALTAKNMPYKHRFGPFAGEIYRVPMSYPLRDGGLSGADAAARAIEMIEKQVGAENVAALLIEPIQGEGGFVVPAPGFLPALSRWARAAGVVFVADEIQTGFCRTGDWFACQHEGVEPDLVTLAKGIAGGLPLAAVTGRAELMDAVHVGGLGGTYGGNPLACAAALATIETMHELDLAGAARRIDAVLTPRLRAIAERDPRIAEVRGRGAMLAVELVQPGTLIPDPSATAAISAACHAAGLLTLTCGTYGNVLRFLPPLVISDAHLTRGADILDAAFG
- a CDS encoding RlpA-like double-psi beta-barrel domain-containing protein, which codes for MRVQRKHVLAATVAVLAAAGVAVGTGFGFAGTAPARQSVCTGSVTFSAEDGAPAATSDRFPVGTRLRVTNLDNNRAATVTVTGPSGSCVLLNAAAMELVREKGKNVIRRNVVERLDGEAVPPAAPPAAGTVRPGSASPGAPGPAPRSACSGAITFFAEGAAPAATSGQFPVGTRLRVTNLDNNKATTVTVTGPSGSCVLLNTAAMDQIREPGKNVVRRNTVEVLR
- a CDS encoding M15 family metallopeptidase; protein product: MILLSDPRVAAVPSADDGDPLVDLRELPELRLDRRAADPSGAYARLRVGVADRLLAAQRALPAGMRLLVIEGYRPYRAQLTIFTGYRDELRRRHPDWSPERLHRETTKFVSPVEVAPHSTGGAVDLTLCTDDGVELDLGTAVDATPEDSADACFTDAPTIDGAARRHRQIMVEALGGAGLVNYPTEWWHWSYGDRYWAVITGAPRTRYGPVDLAAEAIGAGVG